Within the Solwaraspora sp. WMMA2056 genome, the region GATGGCAGCCTGGGCCTGGAACTCGCCCAGCCGGTCGCGGGTGAGGGCGGACTGGAGCACGTCGACGCCCTCGGTGATGAGTGCGGTGTCCCACCGGCTGCGGTCCTGCTCGGCGAGCGGCACGAGCCGACCATCGGGACCGGTGCGGGCCGGACGCCGGGCGTGGTGCAGCAGCATCAGCGCCAGCAGGCCGGCGACCTCCGTGTTGTCGATCATGCCTGCCAGTTGGCGGGTGAGCCGGATCGCCTCGGCGGCGAGGTCCACGTCACCGGAGTAGCCCTCGTTGAAGACCAGGTAGAGCACGCGCAGCACGGTGGCGATGTCACCGGGCTGGTCGAACCGGACGCCGGTGACGGTCCGTTTGGCCCTGCTGATCCGCTGGGCCATGGTCGCCTCCGGCACCAGGTAGGCCTGCGCGATCTGCCGCGTGGTCAGTCCGCCGACCGCGCGCAGCGTGAGCGCGACCGCCGAGGCTGGGGTCAGGGCCGGATGAGCGCACAGGAAGTACAGCGCCAGCGTGTCGTCCGCCGCCGTGCTCTGCTCGGGCACGGGTTCGGCGTCGACCAGATCCTCCCGTCGACGTCGGGAGGCGTCGGCGCGGACGGCGTCGAGGAACCTGCGCCAGGCCACCGTGACCAGCCAGCCCTTGGGATCGCCCGGCGGGTCGTCGGGCCATCCGCGTACCGCCTCGACCAGGGCGTCCTGCACGGCGTCCTCGGCCGCCGCGAAGTCGGCTCCGCGGCGGACGAGGACGCCGATCACCGCGGGCACCAGCTCCCGCAGCAGGGACTCGTTCACTCGGTGGCCGTGGGCTGCTCGGCGTAGAACGGCCGCACCTCGATCCACTCGTGGATCGGCTTGCCACCGGCACCGGGAGCTGCGGACAGCTCGCCGGCCAGCTCGATCGCGCGCTCGTAGTTCTCCACGTCGATCACCATCCAGCCGGCGATCAGGTCCTTGGTCTCGGCGAACGGGCCGTCGGTGACCGGTGGCCGGCCTTCGCCGTCGTAGCGGACGAAGGTGCCCTCCGGGGAGAGCGCCTGACCGTCGACGAACTCGCCGGTGCCCTCCAGCCGGGCGGCGAAGTCATTCATGTACTGGATGTGGGCCGTGACCTCCGCCGGCTCCCACTTGTCCATCGGTACGTCGTTGACTGCCGCCGGCGCGCCCCGGTAGTGCTTGAGCAGCAGGTACT harbors:
- a CDS encoding sigma-70 family RNA polymerase sigma factor produces the protein MNESLLRELVPAVIGVLVRRGADFAAAEDAVQDALVEAVRGWPDDPPGDPKGWLVTVAWRRFLDAVRADASRRRREDLVDAEPVPEQSTAADDTLALYFLCAHPALTPASAVALTLRAVGGLTTRQIAQAYLVPEATMAQRISRAKRTVTGVRFDQPGDIATVLRVLYLVFNEGYSGDVDLAAEAIRLTRQLAGMIDNTEVAGLLALMLLHHARRPARTGPDGRLVPLAEQDRSRWDTALITEGVDVLQSALTRDRLGEFQAQAAIAALHADAQTAEETDWVQIVEWYDELVRLTDNPVARLNRAVALGEADGGRAGLAALAELDPALPRYAAVAAHLHERDGDPATAARLYAQAARSAPNLPERDHLTRQAARLNAQLRS
- a CDS encoding YciI family protein; translation: MTKYLLLKHYRGAPAAVNDVPMDKWEPAEVTAHIQYMNDFAARLEGTGEFVDGQALSPEGTFVRYDGEGRPPVTDGPFAETKDLIAGWMVIDVENYERAIELAGELSAAPGAGGKPIHEWIEVRPFYAEQPTATE